From one Nonomuraea polychroma genomic stretch:
- a CDS encoding sugar ABC transporter ATP-binding protein has product MRRTDVEPVLEARGISKRFPGVLALDGVSLALRPGEVHALVGENGAGKSTLIKVFTGVYRPDGGELRYQGGPAAFATPMDAQRAGISTIYQEVNLVPMMSVARNLLLGREPRGRFGVIDAAAMYEEAARVLAGYGVAADVRRPLRTLGVGAQQMVALARAVSVDARVVIMDEPTSSLEPREVETLFGVIRRLRDSGIAVMYVSHRLDELYRVCDRVTVLRDGRLAHTGPLAGLERLRLISLMLGRDLNEVRSEGLTRFSRHRLSTPPHAGGHVNGQVPVVRARGLARRHVLRDVNVDIGPGEVVGLGGLLGAGRTETAKAIVGALPLDGGQVTVEGTPVRKGSTAAAIRAGVSLLPEDRKAEGIIPTLSVRENIALAALPSLGRAGVVSEAKIDRVVEIFMRRLRIKAASPHQLVSELSGGNQQKVLLARWLAVRPKVLLLDEPTRGIDIGAKAEVQALIDELAEEGLGVLLISSDLEELVEGADRILVLREGTVVGELSGDEVTEERIMATIAEQSDG; this is encoded by the coding sequence GTGAGGCGTACTGACGTGGAGCCGGTGCTCGAGGCGCGGGGGATCAGCAAACGTTTCCCCGGCGTGCTCGCCCTCGACGGCGTGTCCCTCGCCCTGCGCCCGGGCGAGGTGCACGCCCTCGTGGGGGAGAACGGCGCCGGCAAATCCACGCTGATCAAGGTGTTCACCGGCGTGTACCGGCCGGACGGCGGCGAACTGCGCTACCAGGGCGGCCCGGCCGCCTTCGCCACCCCCATGGACGCGCAGCGCGCCGGCATCTCCACCATCTACCAGGAGGTCAACCTCGTCCCGATGATGAGCGTGGCCCGCAACCTGCTGCTCGGCCGCGAGCCGCGCGGCCGCTTCGGCGTGATCGACGCCGCGGCCATGTACGAGGAGGCCGCCCGCGTGCTGGCGGGCTACGGCGTCGCGGCCGACGTCCGGCGGCCACTGCGCACGCTCGGCGTGGGCGCCCAGCAGATGGTCGCCCTGGCGCGGGCCGTGTCCGTGGACGCGCGGGTGGTGATCATGGACGAGCCCACGTCGTCTCTGGAGCCGCGCGAGGTCGAGACGCTGTTCGGGGTGATCAGGCGGCTGCGGGACTCCGGGATCGCCGTCATGTACGTCAGCCACCGGCTGGACGAGCTGTACCGGGTGTGCGACCGGGTGACCGTGCTGCGCGACGGCCGCCTCGCCCACACGGGACCGCTCGCCGGGCTGGAGCGGCTGCGGCTCATCTCGCTCATGCTGGGCCGCGACCTGAACGAGGTCCGCTCCGAGGGTCTCACCCGCTTCTCCCGCCACCGCCTCTCCACCCCACCCCACGCGGGTGGACACGTGAACGGACAGGTCCCCGTCGTGCGGGCGCGCGGGCTGGCCCGGCGCCACGTCCTCCGCGACGTCAACGTGGACATCGGCCCTGGCGAGGTGGTCGGCCTGGGCGGCCTGCTCGGAGCCGGGCGTACCGAGACCGCGAAGGCCATCGTCGGCGCGCTGCCGCTGGACGGCGGTCAGGTGACGGTGGAGGGAACCCCGGTGCGCAAAGGCTCCACCGCGGCGGCGATCAGGGCGGGGGTGAGCCTGCTGCCGGAGGACCGCAAGGCCGAGGGGATCATCCCGACGCTCTCCGTGCGCGAGAACATCGCCCTGGCCGCCCTGCCGTCACTCGGCAGGGCAGGCGTCGTGTCGGAGGCGAAGATCGACAGGGTGGTCGAGATCTTCATGCGGAGGCTGAGGATCAAGGCCGCCTCCCCGCACCAGCTGGTGTCCGAACTGTCCGGCGGCAACCAGCAGAAGGTGCTGCTGGCCCGCTGGCTGGCCGTACGCCCCAAGGTGCTGCTCCTGGACGAGCCCACCCGGGGCATCGACATCGGCGCCAAGGCCGAGGTGCAGGCGCTGATCGACGAGCTGGCCGAGGAGGGCCTGGGCGTGCTGCTGATCTCCTCGGACCTGGAGGAACTGGTCGAGGGCGCCGACCGGATCCTCGTGCTGCGCGAGGGCACGGTCGTCGGAGAGCTGTCGGGCGACGAGGTGACCGAGGAGAGGATCATGGCGACGATCGCGGAGCAGTCCGATGGCTGA
- a CDS encoding ABC transporter permease, which translates to MAELTSQAQARVVRKQRVFAWVQDYGVYAAVLALLLFNVLFTPHFLDAANFRTQLVQVTPIVIVSLGMALVIGTQGIDLSVGSVMALAAALVVMYLGYGWLPAVIVAVVGGAVVGAVGGALVAYVGVQPIVATLALLVGVRGLANVLVPQLVEFRNPDLIALGSSSVAGIPVIVLIAAALTVIVLFVVRRTTFGRQVVAIGGNRSASELSGLPVKRVLLTVYVISGLLAALAGVLATARLQASDPTSLGLFIELSAITAVVVGGTPLTGGRIRVLSTVMGALLMQLLSATLIKHNLPQSWTQMVQAVIILAAVYATRERR; encoded by the coding sequence ATGGCTGAGCTGACATCCCAGGCGCAGGCCCGCGTTGTGCGCAAACAGCGCGTGTTCGCCTGGGTGCAGGACTACGGCGTGTACGCGGCCGTGCTGGCGCTGCTGCTGTTCAACGTGCTGTTCACCCCGCACTTCCTGGACGCGGCGAACTTCCGCACCCAGCTCGTCCAGGTCACCCCCATCGTGATCGTCTCACTCGGGATGGCGCTGGTGATCGGCACCCAGGGCATCGACCTGTCGGTCGGCTCGGTGATGGCGCTGGCCGCCGCGCTGGTGGTGATGTATCTCGGGTACGGCTGGCTGCCGGCGGTGATCGTGGCCGTCGTGGGCGGTGCGGTGGTCGGGGCGGTGGGCGGGGCGCTGGTCGCGTACGTCGGGGTGCAGCCGATCGTGGCCACGCTCGCGCTGCTCGTCGGCGTACGCGGGCTGGCCAACGTGCTGGTGCCGCAGCTCGTCGAGTTCCGCAACCCCGACCTGATCGCGCTGGGCAGCAGCTCGGTGGCCGGGATCCCGGTGATCGTGCTCATCGCCGCGGCCCTGACGGTGATCGTGCTGTTCGTGGTGCGGCGGACCACGTTCGGGCGGCAGGTGGTCGCGATCGGCGGCAACCGGTCGGCCAGCGAGCTGTCCGGCCTGCCGGTCAAGCGCGTGCTCCTGACCGTGTACGTGATCTCGGGCCTGCTGGCGGCGCTGGCCGGCGTGCTGGCCACGGCGCGGCTGCAGGCCAGCGACCCGACCTCGCTCGGCCTGTTCATCGAGCTGTCGGCGATCACCGCGGTCGTGGTCGGCGGCACCCCGCTGACCGGCGGCCGGATCCGGGTGCTCAGCACGGTCATGGGCGCGCTGCTCATGCAGCTGCTGTCGGCCACGCTGATCAAGCACAACCTGCCCCAGTCGTGGACCCAGATGGTCCAGGCGGTCATCATCCTGGCCGCCGTCTACGCCACCAGGGAGCGCCGATGA
- a CDS encoding ABC transporter substrate-binding protein, translating to MTPRIRTAALTLAVLLTAAACAKSEQPQSAPAATSTAGQQVVQSPTGGAGPTCTLQQFGGTAFDLKTATVGFSQSEKEANPFRIAETKSIKDEAGRLGIAKLKVTNAQSQFSKQITDVQQLIAQGAQLLIIAPLNSDGWEPVLQQAAAKKIPIITVDRKINARPCSDYLTFIGSDFYEQGKRAADQMIEALGGKGKVAILLGAPGNNVTTERTNGFKDRVKEKAPGITISFEQTGEFAREKGQQVTEQLIQSNPDINGIYAENDEMALGAVTALKGAGKEPGDITIVSVDGTRSAVQAIADGWLHAVIESNPRFGPLAFETAQKFLDGQPIPDKVIISDRDYDTGNAKESLGEAY from the coding sequence ATGACCCCCCGCATCCGGACAGCCGCTCTGACGCTGGCCGTGCTCCTCACCGCCGCCGCCTGCGCCAAGAGCGAGCAGCCGCAGAGCGCCCCCGCCGCCACGAGCACCGCCGGGCAGCAGGTCGTGCAGAGCCCCACCGGCGGCGCCGGGCCGACCTGCACGCTCCAGCAGTTCGGCGGCACCGCGTTCGACCTCAAGACCGCCACGGTCGGCTTCTCCCAGTCGGAGAAGGAGGCCAACCCGTTCCGCATCGCCGAGACCAAGTCCATCAAGGACGAGGCGGGCCGGCTCGGCATCGCCAAGCTCAAGGTCACCAACGCCCAGTCCCAGTTCTCCAAGCAGATCACCGACGTCCAGCAGCTCATCGCCCAGGGCGCGCAGCTGCTCATCATCGCCCCGCTCAACTCCGACGGCTGGGAGCCGGTGCTCCAGCAGGCCGCGGCCAAGAAGATCCCGATCATCACGGTGGACCGGAAGATCAACGCCAGGCCGTGCAGCGACTACTTGACGTTCATCGGCTCGGACTTCTACGAGCAGGGCAAACGTGCCGCCGACCAGATGATCGAGGCGCTGGGTGGCAAGGGCAAGGTGGCCATCCTGCTGGGCGCGCCCGGCAACAACGTCACCACCGAGCGGACGAACGGCTTCAAGGACCGCGTCAAGGAGAAGGCGCCCGGGATCACGATCTCGTTCGAGCAGACCGGCGAGTTCGCCCGCGAGAAGGGACAGCAGGTCACCGAGCAGCTCATCCAGTCCAACCCCGACATCAACGGCATCTACGCCGAGAACGACGAGATGGCGCTGGGTGCGGTCACCGCGCTGAAGGGCGCGGGCAAGGAACCCGGAGACATCACGATCGTGTCCGTGGACGGCACCCGCAGCGCCGTGCAGGCCATCGCCGACGGCTGGCTGCACGCGGTCATCGAGTCCAACCCGCGCTTCGGGCCGCTCGCCTTCGAGACCGCCCAGAAGTTCCTGGACGGGCAGCCGATCCCGGACAAGGTGATCATCTCCGACCGCGACTACGACACCGGCAACGCCAAGGAATCGCTCGGTGAGGCGTACTGA
- a CDS encoding AAA domain-containing protein, translated as MTEPSDSRRAELIAAAQANWISALTDLGGRNTLLYYKDRRAGTLDLAAADPARLERFLRTGSIRLTRLFGDADARADAIRRVQAIHRKSRELLEERGLRAAYLAIGMARWDELFLEPAAPVLLRGLTISPTRARHDDFELVLDDEAEVNPVLLHKLATVYGADAERATGDHDELRAIAAAAEVPGFGIQDRRVIGTFTYSKLPMVRDMQAAGELLADSDVVAAIAGDLDAQELLSGDRGQPMELDSPEDDYSVLDADSSQRSAIAAVLSGRSLVIHGPPGTGKSQTIANLIAALVAKGRKVLFVAEKRAAIDAVLSRLKGADLGDLVLDIHEGTRDRLRIARDLGDTADLAQTVTEGRAQELDRRLIDRQRRLSRHVAGLHEPHAPWGLSAFQIQSALLGVPAEARTPVRLFPPERIDREAADRIRDELRDFAHLGGFTLRPGGTPWYGASLRTAEQARQAADRASRLHSHLLPLLAYRVDQACAEVGLRAPEGHRERMAVLQLFAGVAQTMRRLSPRVFESDPARLAAAVGPHPMAAGDGGPLGLRERHALRKRAGALWLGAGKPERAELHAALAEAAGQLAEWDALRLPPPAPGAWRAGSDGTSPPGTPWRGGAAGSGGAAGDEARERPPWPPSDLGGLLRLQAECEAQLASLRAYVRVPDEPAEVLAELCADRDTAWKLPRLYDLGMRFDAFGLGQLLDDLARKQATSDLAAAAFDHAWYSSILDHIRVSDPRYAAERGDALDEIAGDFRERDIRHLAANQARVRRAWAVRLRDAEDRHPLQARVIRKQAALRRGHLPLRRLLDQTGDVLFALKPCWAMSPLIVSQVLPATRLFDVVIFDEASQIVPADAVPSIMRAHQIVVAGDDRQLPPTNFFRQVSDGLDDAEDEESLVSFGAGFESVLDALRPLLPTWPLTWHYRSRDERLVAFSNARIYGGALTTFPGVSRGDCLRHVVVAQPPGPGQEASVPAEVDKVVELVLDHARARPGESLGVIALGMRHAERVDQALREALAEHPELEDFFAEDAPEPFFVKNLERVQGDERDAIILTIGYGKHRDGRMRYQWGPLLRDGGERRLNVAATRAKHRLTLVSSFSSHDVDPARVTKAGARLLADYLEYAGSGGTPADASGGTALNPFEADVRDRLARHGITVVPQYGVGGFRVDFAATHPKDPDRMVLAIEADGASYRDSRSVRDRDRLRKEHLERLGWNFHRLWSTNWFHNPQGEADKLRKAYEEAVAAYEPEPDAEPAPSPHAGPAPSPHAGPAPSPHAGPAPSPHAGPAPSPHAGPAPSADAGRALDRRLPEPERALDRRPPQPGSELDRPG; from the coding sequence GTGACGGAGCCATCGGACAGCCGCAGGGCCGAGCTGATCGCCGCGGCCCAGGCGAACTGGATATCGGCGCTCACCGATCTGGGCGGGCGCAACACGCTGCTCTACTACAAGGACCGCCGGGCAGGCACCCTCGACCTGGCCGCGGCCGACCCCGCGCGCCTCGAACGTTTTCTGCGCACCGGCTCGATCAGGCTCACTCGCCTGTTCGGCGACGCCGACGCCCGGGCCGACGCGATCAGGCGCGTGCAGGCCATCCACCGCAAATCCCGCGAGCTGCTCGAGGAGCGCGGGCTGCGGGCCGCGTACCTGGCCATCGGCATGGCCAGGTGGGACGAGCTGTTCCTCGAGCCCGCCGCGCCCGTGCTGCTGCGCGGCCTCACCATCTCACCCACCCGGGCCAGGCACGACGACTTCGAGCTCGTGCTCGACGACGAGGCCGAGGTCAACCCGGTGCTGCTGCACAAGCTCGCCACCGTGTACGGCGCCGACGCCGAACGCGCCACCGGCGACCACGACGAGTTGCGCGCCATCGCGGCCGCCGCCGAAGTGCCCGGGTTCGGCATCCAGGACCGGCGGGTCATCGGCACGTTCACCTACTCCAAGCTGCCCATGGTCAGGGACATGCAGGCGGCGGGCGAGCTGCTGGCCGACAGCGACGTGGTGGCCGCCATCGCCGGCGACCTCGACGCGCAGGAGCTGCTGTCGGGGGACCGGGGGCAGCCGATGGAGCTGGACTCGCCGGAGGACGACTACTCGGTGCTCGACGCCGACTCCTCCCAGCGCAGTGCCATCGCCGCCGTGTTGTCGGGCCGCAGCCTCGTCATCCACGGGCCGCCCGGCACCGGCAAGAGCCAGACCATCGCGAACCTGATCGCCGCGCTCGTCGCCAAGGGGCGCAAGGTGCTGTTCGTGGCCGAGAAGCGGGCCGCGATCGACGCCGTGTTGTCCCGGCTCAAGGGCGCCGACCTGGGGGATCTGGTGCTCGACATCCACGAGGGCACCCGCGACCGGCTGCGGATCGCCCGCGACCTCGGTGACACGGCCGACCTCGCCCAGACCGTGACCGAAGGACGCGCGCAGGAGCTGGACCGGCGGCTCATCGACCGGCAGCGCCGGCTGTCGCGGCACGTGGCGGGGCTGCACGAGCCGCATGCGCCGTGGGGGTTGTCGGCGTTCCAGATCCAGTCGGCGCTGCTCGGCGTCCCCGCCGAGGCGCGTACCCCGGTGCGGCTCTTCCCTCCCGAGCGCATCGATCGCGAGGCGGCCGATCGGATCCGGGATGAGTTGCGCGACTTCGCCCATTTGGGCGGGTTCACGCTGCGGCCCGGCGGCACGCCCTGGTACGGGGCTTCGCTGCGGACCGCCGAGCAGGCCAGGCAGGCCGCCGATCGCGCCTCCCGGCTGCACTCGCACCTGCTGCCGCTGCTGGCGTACCGGGTGGATCAGGCGTGCGCCGAGGTGGGCCTGCGTGCGCCGGAAGGGCATCGGGAGCGGATGGCGGTGCTGCAGCTCTTCGCCGGGGTCGCGCAGACGATGCGGCGCCTGTCGCCGCGCGTCTTCGAGTCCGACCCGGCCCGCCTGGCCGCCGCAGTCGGCCCGCACCCGATGGCGGCCGGGGACGGCGGTCCCCTCGGGCTTCGGGAGCGTCATGCGCTGCGCAAACGGGCCGGTGCCCTGTGGCTGGGCGCCGGTAAGCCGGAGCGCGCCGAGCTGCACGCGGCGCTGGCGGAGGCGGCCGGACAGCTCGCCGAATGGGACGCCCTCCGCCTCCCGCCACCCGCGCCCGGCGCCTGGCGCGCCGGCTCCGACGGCACCTCCCCGCCAGGCACGCCGTGGCGAGGCGGCGCGGCCGGGAGCGGCGGCGCGGCCGGGGACGAGGCGCGGGAGAGGCCGCCGTGGCCGCCGTCCGATCTCGGCGGGCTGCTGCGGCTGCAGGCCGAGTGCGAGGCGCAGCTCGCCTCCCTCCGCGCGTACGTCCGCGTCCCCGACGAGCCCGCCGAGGTCCTCGCCGAGCTCTGCGCCGACCGCGACACCGCATGGAAACTCCCCAGACTGTACGACCTGGGCATGCGTTTCGACGCTTTCGGCCTCGGCCAGCTCCTCGACGACCTGGCCCGCAAGCAGGCGACGTCGGACCTGGCGGCGGCCGCCTTCGACCACGCCTGGTATTCGTCCATCCTCGACCACATCAGGGTGAGCGACCCCCGGTACGCCGCCGAACGGGGAGACGCGCTCGACGAGATCGCCGGCGACTTCCGCGAACGCGACATCCGGCACCTGGCCGCCAACCAGGCCCGCGTCCGCCGGGCATGGGCGGTCCGGCTGCGCGACGCCGAGGACCGGCACCCGCTCCAGGCCAGGGTCATCCGCAAACAAGCGGCCCTGCGCCGGGGCCACCTGCCGCTGCGCCGCCTGCTCGATCAGACCGGCGACGTGTTGTTCGCGCTCAAGCCGTGCTGGGCCATGTCCCCGCTGATCGTCAGCCAGGTGCTGCCCGCGACCAGGTTGTTCGATGTGGTGATCTTCGACGAGGCCAGCCAGATCGTGCCCGCCGACGCGGTCCCGTCGATCATGCGGGCGCACCAGATCGTGGTGGCCGGCGACGACCGGCAACTCCCGCCGACGAACTTCTTCCGCCAGGTCAGTGACGGGCTCGACGACGCCGAGGACGAGGAGAGCCTGGTGTCGTTCGGCGCGGGGTTCGAATCGGTGCTGGACGCGCTCCGGCCGCTGCTGCCCACCTGGCCGCTGACCTGGCACTACCGCAGCAGGGACGAGCGGCTGGTGGCGTTCTCCAACGCCCGGATCTACGGTGGGGCGCTGACCACGTTCCCCGGCGTGTCGCGCGGCGACTGCCTGCGGCACGTGGTCGTCGCCCAGCCGCCCGGGCCCGGCCAGGAGGCGTCGGTGCCGGCGGAGGTGGACAAGGTCGTGGAGCTGGTGCTGGACCACGCCCGCGCCCGCCCGGGCGAGTCGCTCGGCGTGATCGCGCTCGGCATGCGCCACGCCGAACGCGTCGACCAGGCGCTGCGGGAGGCGCTGGCCGAGCATCCCGAGCTGGAGGACTTCTTCGCCGAGGACGCGCCGGAGCCGTTCTTCGTCAAGAACCTCGAACGGGTCCAGGGCGACGAACGCGACGCGATCATCCTCACCATCGGGTACGGCAAGCACCGCGACGGCCGCATGCGCTACCAGTGGGGCCCGCTGCTGCGCGACGGCGGCGAACGCAGGCTGAACGTGGCCGCCACCCGCGCCAAGCACCGCCTCACCCTGGTCAGCTCGTTCTCCAGCCACGACGTGGACCCCGCCCGCGTCACCAAGGCAGGCGCCCGGCTGCTGGCCGACTACCTGGAGTACGCCGGCTCGGGCGGCACCCCGGCCGACGCCTCGGGCGGCACGGCGCTCAACCCGTTCGAGGCCGACGTACGCGATCGCCTGGCCAGGCACGGCATCACCGTCGTCCCGCAGTACGGCGTCGGCGGTTTCCGCGTCGACTTCGCCGCCACCCACCCGAAGGACCCCGACCGCATGGTCCTGGCGATCGAGGCGGACGGCGCCTCCTACCGTGACTCGCGTAGCGTGCGCGACCGCGACCGGCTGCGTAAGGAGCACCTGGAGCGGCTC
- a CDS encoding ABC transporter permease — MNREQAGRLLQQHGALMVLGVLVIVGSLAFDSFATPGNAASVVVSSSFLAIIAIGMTFVIISGGIDLSVGSLFVLGGVLAAYGSQYGLAVALLLPLAVCGLVGLLQGLVIARTGMAPFIVTLAGLLGVRGLMLAISDEGATTYLVKDRAFAAVGQGELLGLSYPVHITAALALVAMVLLQRTGFGQNVYAVGGNEQAAALMGVPVARTKILVYVMSGLLAGLAGALNAARLSSGVTILGIGLELDAIAAVVIGGTLLTGGAGGITGTVAGVLLLGVIQSLINQVGSLTSAFQQVVSGVFLALVVVAQRLLSKAQRLT, encoded by the coding sequence ATGAACCGCGAACAGGCCGGCAGGCTGCTCCAGCAGCACGGCGCGCTCATGGTGCTGGGCGTGCTGGTGATCGTGGGCAGCCTGGCCTTCGACTCCTTCGCCACGCCGGGGAACGCGGCCAGCGTCGTGGTGTCGTCGTCGTTCCTGGCGATCATCGCGATCGGGATGACGTTCGTCATCATCAGCGGCGGCATCGACCTGTCGGTGGGGTCGCTGTTCGTGCTGGGCGGGGTGCTGGCCGCCTACGGCTCCCAATACGGCCTCGCGGTGGCGCTGCTGCTGCCGCTGGCGGTGTGCGGGCTGGTCGGCCTGCTCCAGGGGCTGGTGATCGCCAGGACGGGGATGGCGCCGTTCATCGTCACCCTGGCCGGGCTGCTCGGCGTGCGCGGGCTGATGCTGGCCATCTCCGACGAGGGCGCGACCACATACCTGGTCAAAGATCGCGCCTTCGCCGCGGTCGGCCAGGGCGAGCTGCTCGGGCTGTCCTATCCCGTCCACATCACCGCCGCCCTGGCCCTGGTGGCGATGGTGCTGTTGCAGCGCACCGGCTTCGGCCAGAACGTCTACGCCGTCGGCGGGAACGAGCAGGCGGCGGCCCTGATGGGCGTGCCGGTCGCACGGACGAAGATCTTGGTGTACGTCATGTCGGGCCTGCTGGCCGGCCTGGCCGGAGCGCTGAACGCGGCCCGCCTGTCCTCCGGCGTGACAATCCTCGGCATCGGGCTCGAACTGGACGCCATCGCCGCCGTCGTGATCGGCGGCACCCTGCTGACCGGGGGAGCGGGCGGGATCACCGGCACCGTGGCCGGGGTGCTGCTGCTCGGCGTCATCCAGAGCCTGATCAACCAGGTCGGGAGCCTGACGTCGGCGTTCCAGCAGGTCGTGAGCGGCGTGTTCCTGGCGCTGGTCGTGGTGGCGCAGCGGCTGCTCAGCAAGGCGCAACGGCTGACGTGA